In Herbaspirillum seropedicae, a single window of DNA contains:
- a CDS encoding MFS transporter yields the protein MSDDSCSPSPSATPVPAAPPRPLTPAKVTRQIIATAFFTFLVYLAIGIPMAVLPGYIHLDLGYSSVMAGLGISVQYFATFVSRANAGRMIDTVGAKQTVMRGMLLCSASGALLLCSALAQPLPFLSLVLLFASRALLGLGESLVGTGAIMWGVGRVGSENTAKMISWNGIATYAALAIGAPLGVVLDRSLGFAMIGLSGMLLTALGYVLARGGPVTPVVQGEQLSFKLVLRKVFAYGMGLAFGTIGFGSIATFITLYYADLHWSGAAFALTAFSSAFVGARLLFANAITRFGGYRVAVVSFLTEAVGLLLLWSTTTPELALLGAGLAGFGFALVFPSLGVEAVNLVSPANRGAALAAYSVFLDLALGITGPLAGAIAGQLGYPQVFLFAAIAAIGAVALSLSLYRSAQQRGKP from the coding sequence ATGTCCGACGATTCCTGTAGTCCCAGTCCCTCCGCCACGCCTGTGCCGGCTGCACCGCCGCGTCCGCTGACGCCGGCCAAGGTCACCCGGCAGATCATCGCCACCGCCTTCTTCACCTTCCTGGTCTATCTGGCCATCGGCATCCCGATGGCGGTGCTGCCGGGCTACATCCACCTGGACCTGGGCTATAGCTCGGTGATGGCCGGACTGGGCATCAGCGTGCAGTACTTCGCCACCTTCGTGAGCCGCGCCAATGCAGGCCGCATGATCGACACCGTCGGCGCCAAGCAGACCGTCATGCGCGGCATGCTGCTGTGTTCGGCCAGCGGCGCCTTGTTGCTGTGCTCGGCGCTGGCCCAGCCGCTGCCCTTCCTCTCGCTGGTGCTGCTGTTTGCCAGCCGCGCCTTGCTGGGCCTGGGCGAGAGCCTGGTCGGCACCGGCGCCATCATGTGGGGCGTGGGCCGCGTGGGTTCCGAGAACACGGCCAAGATGATTTCCTGGAACGGCATCGCCACCTATGCGGCACTGGCCATCGGCGCGCCGCTGGGCGTGGTGCTGGACCGCTCGCTGGGCTTTGCCATGATCGGCCTGTCGGGCATGCTGCTGACCGCACTGGGCTACGTGCTGGCGCGTGGCGGCCCGGTCACGCCGGTGGTGCAGGGTGAACAGCTGTCCTTCAAGCTGGTGCTGCGCAAGGTGTTCGCCTATGGCATGGGGCTGGCCTTCGGCACTATCGGCTTTGGTTCGATCGCCACCTTCATTACGCTCTATTACGCCGACCTGCACTGGAGCGGCGCGGCCTTTGCGCTGACCGCCTTCTCCAGCGCCTTCGTCGGTGCGCGCCTGCTGTTTGCCAATGCCATTACGCGCTTCGGTGGCTATCGCGTGGCCGTGGTCAGCTTCCTCACTGAAGCGGTCGGCCTGCTGTTGCTGTGGAGCACCACCACGCCCGAACTGGCGCTGCTGGGGGCAGGCCTGGCCGGTTTCGGCTTTGCGCTGGTGTTCCCTTCGCTGGGGGTGGAGGCGGTCAACCTGGTGTCGCCGGCCAATCGCGGCGCGGCGCTGGCGGCCTATTCGGTCTTCCTCGACCTGGCGCTGGGCATCACCGGCCCGCTGGCCGGGGCCATTGCCGGGCAGCTCGGTTATCCGCAGGTATTCCTTTTCGCCGCCATTGCCGCCATCGGTGCGGTGGCCTTGTCGCTGTCCTTGTATCGCAGTGCGCAGCAGCGCGGCAAGCCTTGA
- the aroQ gene encoding gamma subclass chorismate mutase AroQ translates to MRRLPSSCLPALALIATLLLSACATSTPPAVRSDVEQLLSLQKTRLDVAAPVARSKWNSHAPIDDPAREAVILDDVAARAQKLGLDAAWTRRFFQDQFEAGKIVQRDLHRQWRVEQRPPFANPPDLALQVRPVLDRLTPDLLAALARLNGHWCEPAVQRDLAELDAEILGADYPPAVRERATEALRCQR, encoded by the coding sequence ATGCGCCGCCTGCCCTCCTCCTGCCTTCCGGCCCTCGCCCTGATCGCCACCCTCTTGCTGAGCGCCTGCGCCACCAGCACGCCACCGGCTGTGCGCAGCGATGTCGAGCAATTGCTGAGCTTGCAGAAGACACGTCTGGATGTCGCCGCCCCGGTGGCGCGCAGCAAATGGAATTCGCATGCGCCCATTGATGATCCGGCGCGCGAGGCGGTGATCCTCGACGATGTGGCCGCCCGGGCGCAGAAGCTGGGCCTGGATGCGGCGTGGACGCGGCGTTTCTTCCAGGACCAGTTCGAGGCCGGCAAGATCGTGCAGCGCGACCTGCACCGCCAGTGGCGCGTGGAGCAGCGCCCGCCTTTCGCCAATCCGCCTGACCTGGCGCTGCAGGTGCGTCCGGTGCTGGACCGCCTCACCCCCGACCTGCTGGCGGCGCTGGCGCGCCTGAACGGCCATTGGTGCGAGCCCGCCGTGCAGCGCGATCTGGCCGAGCTGGATGCGGAAATCCTGGGCGCGGACTATCCGCCGGCAGTGCGCGAACGCGCCACCGAAGCGCTGCGCTGCCAACGCTGA
- a CDS encoding UvrD-helicase domain-containing protein gives MQNLLLNLNEEQLAAVTLPAQSALILAGAGSGKTRVLTTRIAWLIQTGQVSPSGILAVTFTNKAAKEMTARLSGMLPINTRGMWIGTFHGLCNRLLRAHHKDAGLPQTFQILDTQDQLSAIKRLLKQMNVDDEKYPPRNLMYFINSAKDQGLRAKDVDAYDDYNRKFVELYELYDQQCQREGVVDFAELLLRTYELLSRNQPLREHYQSRFRHILVDEFQDTNDLQYKWLKLMAGQHNAVFAVGDDDQSIYAFRGANVGNMQAFEQEFHVQNLIKLEQNYRSHGHILDTANELIANNSKRLGKNLRTDAGHGEQVRVYEATSDLQEAQWIIEQVKDLIAEGWARSEIAILYRSNAQSRVLEHALFSSAIPYRVYGGQRFFERAEIKHAIAYLQLMDNLHNDSAFLRVVNFPTRGIGAKAMESLQDAARQYGCSLYAAVPYVAGKAGSSLNAFVKLIEGARFETQHLPLPEMVKVVLDLSGLMTHYRNEKEGADRIENLEQLVSAATLFVSEEGYGLDAPAFLGPQAQATAGAAITTADGVEVLDADAPLVTIMSPLSAFLSHASLEAGDNQAQAGQDALQLMTVHSAKGLEFDAVFITGMEEGLFPHENSAKEEGGVEEERRLMYVAITRARKRLFMTFSQTRMLHGQTRYNMRSRFFDEMPEQSIKWLSPKIAQHHWFANPKSAWDEVPEAGNNKIAQSFSRQTDSGWRIGQNVSHAKFGEGVIVNIEGGGGAARAQINFGKFGMKLLDLSVAKLEKI, from the coding sequence ATGCAAAATCTTCTCCTCAACCTCAACGAAGAGCAGCTCGCCGCCGTGACGCTGCCCGCGCAATCGGCGCTGATCCTGGCCGGCGCCGGTTCCGGCAAGACCCGTGTGCTGACCACCCGCATCGCCTGGCTGATCCAGACCGGGCAGGTCTCGCCTTCCGGCATCCTGGCGGTGACCTTCACCAACAAGGCCGCCAAGGAAATGACGGCGCGCCTGTCGGGCATGCTGCCCATCAATACCCGGGGCATGTGGATCGGCACCTTCCACGGGCTGTGCAACCGCCTGCTGCGCGCGCATCACAAGGACGCCGGCTTGCCCCAGACCTTCCAGATCCTGGATACGCAAGACCAGCTCTCGGCCATCAAGCGGCTGTTGAAGCAGATGAACGTGGACGATGAGAAGTATCCGCCGCGCAACCTGATGTACTTCATCAACAGCGCCAAGGACCAGGGCCTGCGCGCCAAGGACGTGGATGCCTACGACGACTACAACCGCAAGTTCGTCGAACTCTATGAACTCTACGACCAGCAGTGCCAGCGCGAAGGCGTGGTCGATTTCGCCGAGCTGCTGTTGCGCACCTATGAATTGCTCTCGCGCAACCAGCCCCTGCGCGAGCACTACCAGAGCCGCTTCCGCCACATCCTGGTCGATGAGTTCCAGGATACCAACGACCTGCAATACAAGTGGTTGAAGCTCATGGCCGGCCAGCACAACGCGGTCTTCGCGGTGGGCGACGATGACCAGAGCATCTACGCCTTCCGTGGCGCCAACGTGGGCAACATGCAGGCCTTCGAGCAGGAATTCCATGTCCAGAACCTGATCAAGCTGGAGCAGAACTATCGCTCGCATGGTCACATCCTGGACACCGCCAACGAGCTCATCGCCAACAACAGCAAGCGCCTGGGCAAGAACCTGCGCACCGATGCCGGCCACGGCGAGCAGGTGCGCGTCTATGAAGCCACCAGCGACCTGCAGGAAGCGCAGTGGATCATCGAACAGGTCAAGGACCTGATCGCCGAAGGCTGGGCGCGCAGCGAGATCGCCATCCTCTATCGCTCCAATGCGCAATCCCGTGTGCTGGAGCATGCGCTGTTCAGTTCGGCCATTCCCTATCGCGTCTATGGCGGCCAGCGCTTCTTCGAGCGCGCCGAAATCAAGCACGCCATCGCCTACCTGCAGTTGATGGACAACCTGCACAATGATTCGGCCTTCCTGCGCGTGGTCAACTTCCCCACCCGCGGCATCGGCGCCAAGGCCATGGAGTCATTGCAGGATGCGGCGCGCCAGTATGGCTGCTCGCTCTATGCCGCCGTGCCGTATGTGGCGGGCAAGGCGGGCTCGTCGCTGAATGCCTTCGTCAAGCTGATCGAAGGCGCGCGCTTCGAGACCCAGCATCTGCCCCTGCCCGAAATGGTCAAGGTGGTGCTGGACCTGTCCGGCCTGATGACGCACTACCGCAACGAAAAGGAAGGCGCCGACCGCATCGAGAACCTGGAGCAATTGGTCAGCGCTGCGACCCTCTTCGTCTCGGAAGAAGGCTATGGCCTGGATGCGCCGGCCTTCCTCGGCCCGCAGGCGCAGGCCACGGCGGGCGCCGCCATCACCACCGCCGATGGCGTGGAAGTGCTGGACGCCGATGCGCCGCTGGTGACCATCATGTCGCCGCTGTCGGCCTTCCTCTCGCATGCCTCGCTGGAAGCCGGTGACAACCAGGCGCAGGCCGGCCAGGACGCCCTGCAGCTGATGACGGTGCACTCCGCCAAGGGGCTGGAGTTCGATGCCGTCTTCATCACCGGCATGGAAGAGGGCCTGTTCCCGCACGAGAACAGCGCCAAGGAAGAGGGCGGGGTGGAAGAAGAGCGCCGCCTGATGTATGTGGCCATCACGCGCGCCAGGAAGCGCCTCTTCATGACCTTCTCGCAGACTCGCATGCTGCACGGCCAGACGCGCTACAACATGCGCTCACGCTTCTTCGATGAGATGCCGGAACAATCGATCAAGTGGCTCTCGCCCAAGATCGCCCAGCATCACTGGTTCGCCAATCCCAAGTCGGCCTGGGATGAAGTGCCGGAGGCGGGCAACAACAAGATCGCCCAGAGCTTCTCGCGCCAGACCGATTCAGGCTGGCGCATCGGGCAGAACGTGTCGCATGCCAAGTTCGGCGAGGGCGTCATCGTCAATATCGAAGGCGGTGGCGGCGCGGCGCGGGCGCAGATCAACTTTGGCAAGTTCGGCATGAAGCTGCTGGATCTGTCGGTGGCCAAGCTGGAAAAGATCTGA
- a CDS encoding J domain-containing protein: MHKPTPHDVTLVNGQSATRLSPAQEKFNALIDAIGARRARLKEWETASDEFHRKYAAQYVPLEQELLGLKRQAVYRLHEAWAHKALGKGERITLSALIADMAQALLQRSEDAELALIYQQHAEEEHAAEIAHAPSPPGGNESIAEDDFTTGTPEEIMQRMEAMLERQERERQAAAQAREAGRASRKKPPKQRAAEHQQQAQRTELSQSIRAVYRRLASALHPDREPDEDERTRKTALMQQVNQAYEKNDLLKLLELQLELEHITRHTQTEVSEARLAHYNQILQEQADELDQEIIHVQRQFRRAYGLPSTARLTPEKMMRYLNRGITALRQEGQDLRAALAAFGDIEQVRSWLKHARRQRAQGWEDA, translated from the coding sequence ATGCACAAGCCCACGCCCCACGATGTCACCCTGGTCAACGGCCAGTCCGCCACCCGGCTGTCACCGGCGCAAGAGAAATTCAATGCGCTCATCGACGCCATCGGCGCCCGCCGCGCCCGGCTCAAGGAATGGGAAACCGCCAGCGACGAATTCCACAGGAAATACGCGGCCCAGTACGTGCCGCTGGAACAGGAACTGCTTGGCCTGAAACGCCAGGCGGTCTACCGTCTGCACGAAGCCTGGGCGCACAAGGCGCTGGGCAAGGGGGAGCGCATCACCCTGTCGGCCCTGATCGCCGACATGGCGCAGGCGCTGCTGCAACGTAGCGAGGATGCCGAGCTGGCGCTGATCTACCAGCAGCATGCGGAGGAAGAGCACGCCGCAGAGATCGCCCACGCGCCATCACCGCCTGGCGGGAACGAGAGCATTGCCGAGGACGACTTCACCACCGGCACGCCCGAGGAAATCATGCAGCGCATGGAGGCCATGCTGGAGCGCCAGGAGCGCGAACGCCAGGCCGCCGCCCAGGCGCGGGAAGCCGGTCGCGCCAGTCGCAAGAAGCCGCCCAAGCAGCGCGCCGCCGAACATCAGCAGCAGGCGCAACGCACCGAACTGAGCCAGTCCATCCGCGCCGTCTACCGCCGTCTGGCCAGCGCCCTGCATCCAGACCGCGAACCCGACGAAGACGAGCGCACCCGCAAGACCGCACTGATGCAGCAGGTCAACCAGGCCTACGAAAAAAATGATTTGTTGAAGCTGCTGGAATTGCAGCTGGAACTGGAACACATCACCCGGCATACCCAGACCGAGGTGAGTGAGGCGCGGCTGGCGCATTACAACCAGATCCTGCAGGAACAGGCCGACGAGCTGGACCAGGAAATCATCCACGTCCAACGCCAGTTCCGGCGCGCCTATGGCCTGCCTTCCACGGCAAGGCTGACGCCCGAGAAGATGATGCGCTACCTGAACCGGGGCATCACCGCGCTACGCCAGGAAGGGCAGGACCTGCGCGCCGCGCTGGCCGCGTTTGGCGATATCGAACAGGTCAGGAGCTGGCTGAAACACGCACGCCGCCAGCGCGCCCAGGGGTGGGAAGACGCGTGA
- a CDS encoding LysR family transcriptional regulator, with protein sequence MDINALVDFQLVAAHGSFGRASRESGRAKATLSRRVAELEEELGVRLVERGTQRLTVTEAGELLLQRSEGPLRELAEAMTQAREGSSAPRGRLRIAAPLVFSQLALGRLAASFHAAYPQVEVDVVAEDRLVDLVQEHFDLCIRINPSDDGNLVGRCFARDSLALVAAPTLPMPRARAGKSHPVPAVVMPTFRDSDLWSLREGKLLIAPQPVLRLSSLMMVKDAVCAGAGAALLPWSLASALVEAGQLKLWGKLGGEVELWVLHTSRRLQSPKVRAFVDFMCRQYPDGRFVV encoded by the coding sequence ATGGACATCAATGCCCTAGTGGATTTCCAGCTGGTCGCCGCCCATGGCAGCTTCGGCCGCGCCAGCCGCGAGAGCGGACGCGCCAAGGCCACGCTCTCGCGCCGTGTAGCCGAGCTGGAAGAAGAGCTGGGGGTACGCCTGGTTGAACGCGGCACGCAGCGCCTCACCGTCACCGAGGCTGGCGAATTGCTGCTGCAACGAAGCGAAGGCCCGCTGCGCGAACTCGCGGAAGCCATGACCCAGGCCCGCGAAGGCAGCAGCGCGCCGCGTGGCCGTCTGCGCATTGCCGCACCGCTGGTGTTTTCGCAACTGGCGCTGGGGCGGCTGGCAGCCTCGTTCCATGCCGCTTACCCGCAGGTCGAAGTGGACGTGGTGGCCGAAGACCGGCTGGTGGACCTGGTGCAGGAACACTTCGACCTGTGCATCCGCATCAATCCCAGCGACGACGGCAATCTGGTGGGCCGCTGCTTCGCCCGCGACAGCCTGGCCCTGGTGGCCGCCCCTACGCTGCCCATGCCGCGCGCGCGGGCAGGCAAGTCGCATCCGGTGCCGGCGGTGGTGATGCCGACCTTCCGCGATAGCGATCTCTGGTCCTTGCGCGAAGGCAAACTGCTGATCGCTCCGCAACCGGTGCTGCGGCTGTCTTCGCTGATGATGGTCAAGGATGCGGTCTGTGCCGGAGCAGGCGCCGCGCTGCTGCCCTGGTCGCTGGCCAGCGCGCTGGTAGAAGCGGGACAGCTCAAGCTGTGGGGCAAGCTGGGCGGCGAAGTCGAGCTGTGGGTGCTGCATACTTCGCGTCGCTTGCAGAGTCCTAAAGTGCGGGCATTCGTGGACTTCATGTGTCGGCAGTATCCTGATGGCCGCTTCGTCGTCTGA
- a CDS encoding SDR family oxidoreductase produces MSILVTGATGAVGSLVVQGLAAAGAEVRALVRSPGKMALPADVKEVVGDLREVTSLRTALQGVRTLFVLNAVAPDELTQALNVLNLAHQAGIERIVYLSVIHADRFTDVPHFTGKHTVERMIEGSGLPATILRPAYFMQNDVPLLPVLSSYGVYPMPIGPSGVEMIDVRDIADIAVAELLARDRADKPLPTRTLDLVGPQSFTGAQAAAVWSEVLQRPIQAGGDDLDAFEQQLAAQAPDWMAFDLRLMMAQIQRHGMHGRPGAVQVLEGLLGRPLRTYQDFVKELAGA; encoded by the coding sequence ATGAGCATTCTCGTTACTGGCGCTACCGGCGCCGTTGGATCCCTGGTCGTGCAAGGTCTGGCCGCCGCTGGCGCCGAGGTCCGCGCACTGGTGCGCAGCCCCGGCAAGATGGCGCTGCCTGCAGATGTCAAGGAAGTGGTCGGCGACCTGCGCGAGGTGACTTCGCTGCGCACCGCCCTGCAGGGCGTGCGCACGCTCTTCGTGCTCAACGCCGTGGCGCCTGACGAACTGACGCAGGCGCTCAATGTGCTGAACCTGGCCCACCAGGCGGGTATTGAGCGCATCGTCTATCTCTCGGTGATCCATGCGGATCGCTTCACCGACGTGCCGCACTTCACCGGCAAGCACACCGTGGAACGGATGATCGAGGGCAGCGGTCTGCCCGCCACCATCCTGCGTCCGGCCTATTTCATGCAGAACGATGTGCCGCTCTTGCCGGTGTTGTCCTCCTATGGCGTCTATCCCATGCCCATCGGCCCGTCCGGGGTGGAGATGATCGACGTGCGCGACATCGCCGACATTGCGGTGGCCGAACTGCTGGCGCGGGACCGTGCGGACAAGCCACTGCCAACACGTACGCTGGACCTGGTCGGACCGCAATCCTTCACTGGCGCGCAGGCGGCAGCGGTGTGGAGCGAGGTGCTGCAACGTCCCATCCAGGCCGGTGGCGATGATCTGGATGCGTTCGAGCAGCAACTGGCCGCTCAGGCGCCGGACTGGATGGCCTTCGATCTGCGGCTCATGATGGCGCAGATCCAGCGCCACGGCATGCATGGCCGCCCAGGTGCGGTGCAGGTGCTGGAAGGATTGCTGGGCCGACCCTTGCGCACTTACCAGGATTTCGTGAAGGAACTGGCAGGCGCGTGA
- a CDS encoding carbohydrate kinase family protein — protein sequence MTQSAAFVVFGEALTDFIRQPDEQWRAIPGGACWNVARAAARLGVPTGYAGSVSTDVFGAELYALTQAAGLDMRFTQQYAKAPLLAMVTSTTPPDYFFIGDDSADLHFDPQRLPAGWLDDAQVLHFGCISLTREPLASRLLQIAQEAARRNKKIAFDPNWRKLMDSPSYRLLFQQLLSLSHYVKVSDEDLERLFPGDTNALATLQSLAPQAEILYTLGAKGMQWIKGEQVIDQPAYRVEVIDTVGCGDASMGGWIASQLRQPDAPAQVHLQCAAAGAAIAASKAGAYAATWDEVQALIAHA from the coding sequence ATGACCCAGAGCGCCGCATTCGTCGTCTTCGGCGAAGCCCTGACCGATTTCATCCGCCAGCCCGACGAGCAGTGGCGCGCCATTCCCGGCGGCGCCTGCTGGAACGTGGCGCGCGCCGCCGCCCGCCTGGGCGTGCCCACCGGCTATGCCGGCAGCGTGAGCACCGATGTGTTCGGCGCAGAGCTGTACGCCCTCACGCAAGCGGCCGGTCTGGACATGCGCTTCACCCAGCAATACGCCAAGGCGCCGCTGCTGGCGATGGTGACCTCGACCACCCCGCCCGACTACTTCTTCATCGGCGACGACAGCGCCGACCTGCACTTCGATCCGCAGCGCCTGCCAGCGGGCTGGCTCGATGATGCCCAGGTGCTGCATTTCGGCTGCATCAGCCTGACCCGCGAACCACTGGCCTCGCGCCTCTTGCAGATTGCCCAGGAAGCGGCGCGGCGCAACAAGAAGATCGCCTTCGATCCGAACTGGCGCAAGCTCATGGACAGCCCGTCCTATCGCCTCCTGTTCCAGCAACTGCTGTCCTTGTCGCATTACGTCAAGGTATCCGACGAAGACCTCGAACGCCTCTTCCCCGGTGATACCAATGCACTGGCCACACTGCAATCGCTGGCCCCGCAAGCCGAGATCCTCTACACGCTGGGCGCCAAGGGGATGCAATGGATCAAGGGCGAGCAGGTCATCGACCAGCCCGCCTATCGGGTCGAGGTGATCGACACCGTCGGTTGCGGCGACGCTTCCATGGGCGGCTGGATCGCCAGCCAATTGCGCCAGCCGGATGCACCGGCCCAGGTCCACCTGCAATGCGCGGCGGCGGGCGCGGCCATTGCGGCCTCCAAGGCCGGCGCCTATGCGGCGACCTGGGACGAAGTGCAGGCGCTGATCGCGCACGCCTGA